Within Hypomesus transpacificus isolate Combined female chromosome 10, fHypTra1, whole genome shotgun sequence, the genomic segment agagagagagagagagggagagggagagagagagaggtctgcaACCTTGGGGAGTTTTGCCGGTTGGCACGTGAGTGTCAGCAGTGGTTAGGGGTGCTGTGGTCACAGGTCCAAGCCCTGGTCTGCGTGCTCCGCATGGCCCTGACACCTGACATGGGATTCCACTGGTGCCTTCTCAGGAGCCCAGCCAGTACTGATATTCCACCCCTGTCATCATCATGAAGGTTCCCACTGCTCCCTGGCTTCAGCTCCCAGAATGCACCCTCCTGTAGGAAGGTTTGACACTGTGGATGTGTCTGGAGTATCAAATTCAAAACTTCTAAGGCGTTCTAAGGTCCTATGAAGTACTTTCGATGAGGTGTAGTAGTTCTATTGGGAAGAAGTTGTATCCCACTGACGGTTTTCAATTCAATTCCTTGATTGATCCTGAGGGAAGGGGTTTGGTAGAGAGGTGTTCAAGCGGTGGTGTAAttgtgatgtagcctaccacctctTCTACCTTGTCACCATGTCAGTGATCACATGTTTGCACCATCTGCAAGCCCTCATCGGCACACCAGACACCCAACATTAATACAAGGAGCGACGACAGGTTTGGAAGTTCTCGGAATTGTAATTAGCTTGTTTTCATGGAAAGAGTCACAGGGCTTTCCCCTGACTAGTAAGACTAGAACTAGTGCAGCCTGGTCTATTTCGAACCGTCTCTTGCCGTCAATAATCCATCTGAAAGGCTTTGACCATAAAAGGTACTGATCTGTGATCGTTGGGAGTGCAGGTTGACACAGGAAGTGCACCCGTGTGTCTAGAGGACCTCCGAGCTGTGTGTCACCGGTCACAGGGGAAGGCTCTCCCAGATATCAGCAGCTACTTCACACTTCTTTCCATGAGCAGATGCCAGTCTGGTGCCatgctggtctggtctggacacGACCAGGGGGAAACACCACAGTGTTCGGGCCAAGTGGCCTGCCAGCAtgtccccaaacacacacacacactactgacgCTGGCCTCTTTGTGTTTGTTGACGGTCTTGTGATTCCCTCAAGACCAGACATccatcccccacacacacacacacacacacacacacacacacacacacagaaaacacacacacagataacacaCAGCTGGCAGCAGAAGCCAATGTGACACGTCTAACTTTAGTCCAGTGCTCTGGTTCCCTGGTTAATCCAGTTAGGATGCCATGGGGGTATCAGGAGATAGTGACAGCCTTGTCCCAGCTAGAGGAAAATCAATTAGACTGGCTCCCTCTGGACTGGCCTGGACAGTTAGGGcaacccccctcacacacacacacacacacacacacacacctggatcccCCTCACATGCTTTAGtcgtgacacacacgcacgcacccccTGCCAACTCCACAACTCGTGCCCCGGGTGCAGGAAACGTGCAGCCGTCGCCATGGCAGCAGTGCGTGTGGGCGGGTTGAAGGTCATTGGTGGTGGTGAGCGCCAGCTGATGTCACACAGACGGAACGGGAGCAGTGCCCTTGACGACAGCCCCGTGACTATTACTGTCGTGTCAACCCCCAGGAATGAGCTGTCATGTGACACCCCATCTTTCTTGTCCATGgaaacatgcacgcacgcatcactgacacacacactcatacacagctGCTGCAGTGGGGGAAACCCTTTGGAAACAATGTGTGGTATCTGGGGGAGCTTTGGGATGTAAGAAGAGTTTACAAGCCCTCCAAACCAGTAGATCACCAAACCTGGgcatgcagagggagagagagaggggggagggagagagagagaggggggagggagagagagagaggggggagggagagagagagaggggcgcaAAGTTATCTCAGGGACACGGCATCCGCCACAAAAACAAGCCTTTGATCACggtacacaaacaacacacacacaacacacacatcgaCGCCGCAAAGGAAAAATGCCAACGATTGGGTTCCCTTATAGTCGATGACCGTTACATAACTGGAACTTTCTGCCTCGTTTGgcatcactgacacacagacggCTTTCACTGTCAACAAACTCGGGGAgaggtttgggtgtgtgtgcgcgtgcaatATGCTCTCTTATGAACGCCCGTTAGAGATGGTAGGCTACTACCATGCATTACTAGGGCGAGAACAGAGCCTCGCCCGTCTtgatgctctctctcacacttacacacacacctagccacGGCATGcatgccaccacacacacacacacacacacactggtgtggGAGTGAGGAGGTGCCAGTGTGTAGGTAGAGCAGGGAGGTGATAACAAGCTCCAGTCACACATCTGGTGAGGTGTCAATGACAGCATGTCGTgtcccacctcacacacacacacacacacacactcgtgagcacacacatctacacaggtGAAACTCAGGAgctctcctccgccccctcctcctcctacttttCCTTCCCCTCATCCACCTTCTgctcccccgtcctcctcctcatggATGAGTCACACAGGAAAGGTGACATGTTGAACTCCCTCAGTGTTCAGTTAGGTTTCAGACTGGAGAGGTGTAGTATAGGTTCCTACAGCTCTATAGGTTCTCCAGTATGCAGTGTGGAGAGCTTGTTGACAGCCCACATGTCTTGTTCCATGCACCCTGTCTTATTGTTACCACTCAGATCTACAGTAGCTCTCTGCAGACACACCcttctatctcccccccccaaaccgCCCCAGCGTGATGTATGGGCCattcccgccctctctctccctcctaatcAATCTGTTTACAATCCATCATAGagcccagcgtgtgtgtgtgtgtgtggtgtgtgacctGTATGTTCATGGCACGTCAAGGCTGAGTAACATCAGAGATTTTTAActggaagtgtgtgtctgtggtgtgcgCGCGCACGCACCTGTGATACATGCTCTCTGATGTCCTTGACTTACACTCAAATGACTccctatacacacacgcacacacctctaAATTGACCTCCTTGCTTCAAGGTTATTCCGTCAATCAAAGATTTCATCGATTATCTGTCCTTCCCTCAGCCTCACTCTTCCTCAGCCTCACTTCCGTGTGTTCCGGTCGTTCTCCTGTATTGATTATGATGGATTTACAATCAGGTAACAGATAAtttgccctctcctctccctaggTTGTGGTAACAGTGCCATGAGCGTTGACATGCACACAGCTGGCTACCACTCAATCTGCAACATAGACTACTCCTCAGTGTGCATCCACACGATGAGCACCAGGCACGCAGACTGCGCGGGCATGAGCTGGCTCCACATGGACGCCCGGCAGCTGTCCTTCCCTGACGGCTCTTTCGACGTGGTCCTGGAGAAGGGGACCCTGGACGCCatgctggtggaggagaaggacccCTGGGAGGTGTCCTCGGACGCTGCCTGCCTCATTCACCGagtcctgtctgaggtgagTTCTAGTTGGGGTTGCTGCTGTCCTCCTGGTCCCTGGGTCTGTGACACTGACCAGGAAGTGAAGCGATCATCTGGGTCCTATGCTGTAGTGAGGCAGTATTAGCCCTAGAACGTTAGCTGTAGCCACAAGGACTATTGTTCGGCTGTTTTCAGACAGCCAACTGTCaccaaagcacttcaccctaaccAGCCAACGTCAAGCACCATTCAGCTCCCACTTAGCACCCCGACACTAACAACTCTCTCAATGTTGTGACAATCGCAGCACTTGACCTTGACAAGCCAGGCTAGCTCTCAGCGGGTGATAAAAACCTCCTGAAATGGAGAAGGCTAATAACTACTCTCATTTTCCTGTCGGGAAGCGTGCAGGCTAGGTGTGCGAGGAAGGCTCTTTTCATTTCTCCGTCGTTTACGTCAGGAGGCCGGAATCACCCCACCTCAC encodes:
- the ece2a gene encoding EEF1A lysine methyltransferase 4; its protein translation is MEHLPDDNSRYKDVDYWDERYLTEKSFEWFGDFSKFQHIFENLVRKKDAILVLGCGNSAMSVDMHTAGYHSICNIDYSSVCIHTMSTRHADCAGMSWLHMDARQLSFPDGSFDVVLEKGTLDAMLVEEKDPWEVSSDAACLIHRVLSEHLTLTSQASSQRVIKTS